TATATTGTTTGCTTCACTATTTCTTGCAGCCGACCCAAGGAAAGATCATGGAAAACCCAAAGTGTATTGAGCTTGACAATTGTAATAATTGGACTGGAAATGGGGAGTTTAGGATCTGTAAATAATCAAGATTCGGCCTTTGCGGCGGCGGATAATGTAGAATCAGCTGTAGGATCAAATACATTCAAAGTACAGAGATGGAGTGACAGAAGGGCATGCGATCCTTGGCGAACTAATTCGCTGGAGACCATCGTGCCGGAGAATCTCCCGCGGCCGTCCTCGCAGCGGAGGTGGGAGGCGGTCGGCTTTCCTCCGGAGGATGCACCGCCGATTATTGTTTTGCCAAAGTATGGGACTAAAAGCTGTTATATTTTGTAAATTATTATATTGTATACGCTCTTGGTAGATTACAAgaatgtgtgctagatttcattTTTTAATGATATAGTTAGCGACAATGGATGTAATTTAGTCATTTATAGAAATTTATTTGTGTTATTTTTTTGACTCGagctcaaaatatatatatataatactaaACAAAATATCTGAATATACAGTAGAATGCTGTTGCGTGAATGGACAACACTGACATGTAAAaagtgtgattttttttttttttgagaattaAGTTGGCCATTGTCATTACACATTCAACAAATCCTGTGTACGTAATTTgtgctaaaaaaaaaaagaatcgtATGCAAAGCGTCCAATAGCTTTTATAAACttcagataaaaaaaaaaaaaaaatttatgtgaaatatttatattttgcgAATTTTAGGTAAATGTTTGTGTCCACGCATAaactatttttttaaagaaaaaattatcGATGCATGTACTTGAATAGAGTGCTGGTACAAGTTTGTCAGTACACGTAGTACCattgataataatatttaacaaaaagattttttaaaaaaactacgGGCCTAAGCCCGAGAGCCACTTTGAGACGTGCAAGGAAGCCCGTTGGGACTACTGGCCCGTGATTGGAGAGAGGTATCGTCGTTTCTTGTCTGTCGAAATGCAATTATATCGTTACAACTTACCATCCAAACATAACTCGTGGAAGCTTACTACATACATGAAATAACATGTATGTTATTTAAATAACACATTTTTGTGGATTTTATAGATTTCTAGTGACTTTTGTAGAATTTCACGGATTTCTaaagattttcataaaatcttgTAGATTTATTTCATAGAACTATTTTGATTTGTAAgttattatttgattttttaaaaatttatttgaacTAACAATAAAACGTGAATAAATTttacttatttcaaatatttcgctctctcaatataatattttttacatatTGATTTTATAAAAACTACAAATAAGTCAGTATTAAATTTATTACAATTAAACTAGTTGTTAAATTCAATTCAAcgtgtttatttaaataattaatattttttaaaaaataaataatattaattttcaatattaataaataaataaattcaaaataatttcattcattttaaataaatttttgtatcaaaaatataacaattttgtttttataatatgtctaataaaaaataaacaaaacatttattggtacctgaaaataaaataataagaatgttaaatatttgtaattaatgtaaatttaaaaaatttaatatatttaatttcttaTGATTATTCTTATATATGTGTTGATAAACttctaaaattatttattaatcataaagatttatatataattaaatatcaaatgttatataataattaataaaaaattatattttattaattaaaaataaatattatttttaatttatagaTAAATGTTTTTCTTATTACGTAgtgtaataaattttaaatttttttaaaaaatataattttaaattttatgagaTTTTGTGACTGAAAttgcaaaaataaaatgaacaatactaataattttgatgttaaactatttttgcaataaaaaaaatatgtttttaacaaatacaaataaaaagaaaaatatatagaGGAGAAAAGAATGAAAATTAGTATTTGTAcagaatttgatgaagaatTCATGTCATGGAAAAGACTTTGATATGCATTAATTTATAACGTAATTTGAaaaagaattcaaaattcaGATATACTAGTTATCGGGCATATGCATTACATGTGTCATATAATATACAAATATTATGAgttacatatatttatattatgaaaatacttgatttaattataaatattttataaaactaATAAGAAATAAAATGTAGTAGTATATTTTTTATAGCACTGAATGTGCTTTATACAATACCAATTGGCTGATAAAGAATTATCTATAATAGCATATGAGGTTAATATatcaaattacatatttaaGTTATATACCAACATATCAAAGAATATAAATGCATATTTACATCGatcttaaaaatttaatattacttCACAAATAAATTGACCTATAAAACAtgctttcaaaatttaatattagttCACAAATAAATTGACTCATGAAAATGTCCGTAGACACAGAAAACGATTGAATTAATAATCTTCGTATAATTTTTTCTTACAGTTCATGTCGATACGTTTTTTGCATCTTTTTAGGCATTGTTTGGAGTGTACGATAAGAGATGATTGATTTTTAATCTTTCAATTATCATGTGTTTGGTGTATATGATTAAAATTGTGATATGTCCGTTCAGCCCGTACTCGACCCGCACTGTATGCATTATTATCCTCTTATTAATGGTTATATAATCTTTTGAAGGACAAAAGACGgcatttgattaatttaaattttcttttgatATCCTAAAGTTTAAAATAGTATAAATTCAacatatttaataatatttaaatataatttttaatttgactaatattataaataatttaattattattgatcatattttaattattatattatttttaaccataatattataattgtttttcaccattatttaatattcaaatttgtattaaaatttaattacacaataaatacatatttatgttattatcaatttttaattattttctataATATTAATcgattttttagttttttttggaaattgaaattaatgaaaatttaataattaatataatattttataaattttcaattaaattaattctaaaaattttatttatttattcaatcaTTTTAACAATATATTACTAATCAATATATGATGAAGGTATTTTAGTAATCATAATAGaattaacaaaaatatattCAGATGTGAATAGATTGCGGAAGCTAGATAGGCGTTAGAGGTACTTAATTTCCACATGCCGTAAGTATAAAGTTGAAATTATGCGATAGGGTGAGGAAATTTGGCTTCATTTGAACATATCGacgaattaaaaattttacttgGCAAAATAAAGTAAACGGTTGCTATTTACCTAAATTCATGAATAAGTTGCAGTGCAGTAGCGGGAAAGTAGAAGTTGCTCCATGCCTATGGCTAtggctatatatatatgtatatatacccACAAAACCAACCATTTTACTCACAGCCATGGCgataaacaaaatatttggatTCTCGGTTTTAATAACATTATTCAGTGTCATAAAATATGTAGATGGAACAATAATATTCCAACCCAGACTATGCATATTTTATCCTCCAAGATTTCCAAATTTTTTTCCACAGCTATTTTGCCCATCTCCGCCTCCGCCTCCGCCTCCATTGCCACTTCCACCGGTAGTTGTGCCACCGGTAGTACTTCCGCCATCAGTTGTTCCACCGGTAATTGTTCCACCAGTAGTTGTGCCACCGGTCGTACTTCCGCCGGTAGTTGTTCCACCAGTAGTAGTTCCACCAACAGTTGTTCCACCGGTAGTTGTTCCGCCAGTAGTAGTTCCACCAACAGTTGTTCCACCGGTAGTAGTTCCCCCAGTGGTAGTTCCACCAACAGTTGTTCCACCGGTGGTAGTTCCACCATTGACTCCATTACCACTTCCGCCGGTGGTACTTCCGCCAGTCACCGGTGGATAGGTGGTCATCTTGCCAATAGTTGTCGTCAATAAGCAAGTAAATTGCATTACGCACCAAAATTAATCTTTTTCTACTAACGTGTTTTATTCTCTGTGTACTAAATAAAACGTTTGCCTACCATTATCAAACTGCAACTCTGTGAAGAAACTAGCAAAAACAGATAGTCGATCGATGACAACTTTGTCTCCGATGctatatatatctatacatATTTCAAAACTTGAGTAAATCATATTTATCCAAGTTTCAACTATGCATTGTCATTTATTATGTTTATTaggctttaataattaattggCTTGTGTTATCTTTAAATTAAATGATGGTGAAATAGTTCAGTGACTCAAGATAAACTATacgaaaatataataaatttattttttatttgaactTATTTTAATTTTCTATTGAATTTatcgattttttatttttttatttaaaattaatcctTAACACTTTTTAATCGAGGAAACATGATCATACatgaaaaattaaaagttagattcataaatagtaaaatttattttggtacATAAATTGttgataaattataaaattaatatataaattattgtAAATGTTTATTTGATACATGATCAAGTTGAAAAGTCATCATTAtccaaaatttcttttaagtcCAATtacaattaataaattcaatcagacacacattttttattttcaaaatttttttgaatacttttttttcaaaataaattatatttatttaaaaattatattataataaataattataaatcaaaCATACAACTAAAAactaagacaaaaacttgtgtgaaacgatctcacgggtcgtattttataagacggatatcttatttggatcatccatgaaaaaatattactttttatgctaagaatattattttttattgtgaatatcggcaaggttgacccgtcttacagataaatattcgtgagaccgtctctctcacaagagacctactcaaaaacTAATCATATTGATAAAAATATACTAAAATAAGTATACTGTCATCGAAGCTCAAATGTACTATTTTCGGACTACCGAAGCAAACACAATCATCATTTTAGTTTTTGTATGATTTAGTAATtgtataatttttatataaggATTGTTAAAcgtatttaatataatataattgtaAAAAATAAACTCATCTTGAAACTATAATCATTAAAataaccatttaaaaataaaatgtgtaaATTGGTGAATTTGAGAACAATAATTGAACTTAAGACTTAAAAGAGCAATTTCAATTCAATGTAAAATTTACTTTTTTGTTAAAGACTAATATAACCCAAATTTGCCATTTATATTAGTATCATTGACTTACATTAAGCTAAGCTAGTGAGCTTAAATTCCTATTTTAATACCGATCAAGAGTTAAATTCAGCGTTTTCTAATTAATACCTCTCCATCtacaattaaaatttcaaaccaCTAAATGTTCCAATACCCTAGTCGTTTACTGTTTTACCTCCACTAATAAAAATTCCACAAAGGGTAATTCTAAGTAAACCGCATGGCGCATACTTGTGTACATATATATAGGGATCAAAGTTCATTAGAAAATTTTGCCAATTTACAAATTCATTCCTAATGAATAAGGAAAAAGCTAACTCTCTTGACGAAACGAAGGGATCAAAGTACATTCAAAACACTAAACAGTTATCACACCAAATAACCAAAACTACATATATAACGTTTGTGAAATCAAAATTATGTTTGATTAACAACACATTAATCAGCACCACGATTAGGTGTTGCGTTTGCTTGTCTTAACATTCTACGACAACATAATAATACGCCTTGACTTGATCACACGATCTTTTCGAAGTAAATCATGTGCTTGTTCTCATGTATCGTGTATATTCATCAATTAATCTCAGCATTTATCTTTGATCATTTATAAAAGTTTTTTgtcctagaatttattttttgaataaaattttacAAGGTACGAAAATAAGAGTttcattataaaataaattatttcagaTAAATATATCGTATCTAAAATTTATAAAGATCTCAATAAtctaaaaaacaaaattatataattttaatatgaacAATATTATAGAGAATATATGTAAGtaaagaataaattattttaataatatgacAAAAAAATGTACTAATTACTGTACCAAAATATTATTTGTCCCGTGAAGTCGAGAAGAAAATGCCTCGAAAGAACAGAGTTTCCTTCACTTTCACGCCTCAACTCCTCATCAAAGCTCTATTTCGCCCTACTTCGACACATTTCACCCCTGCCCTATTCATTTTCTCGCATCCCACTTTTCTAAATCTGCTTCCTACTCCCCAATTGTCTGCGCAGGGCCCTCGGGCCTTGCAGTTGCACCATGCCTGGCTGACAAGTTCAACGATCGGAATCTCAGCTCCGCCCAACCATCTGTTATCATCCCCTTCGTCAACGGTTTGAAAGCTCCACAGTTTCTCACTCCGCAACATTTCAAACTCCACGTGAAGATATCCCATTACGTCTACTGGTTATCAAAGGGCACAAGCCGAAGTTTATTGATTTTGGCCGTTTCTGGAAATACTTACATCTCTCTGTTCATGATTATAGCACACACTGATTATACAATATAGCAGGTATAGGTGCAAGAAATTGGGCCTGATTTATCACCCGGTATCATCCGAATTGACCTATTTTTCGTTATTAAACCTGTCCTGATGATGTTTTGAAAAGTAAGAGCACGATGAGAGATCATGGGATGATTTGAGTTTTTTATATCGAACAAGTTTGCATCATTATATCAAATCTAAGTAAGAACATTATGATCTGAGAGTGCTGGGAATTATGCCTCCACGCTTGGATCCCGATTCATGATCATTCGGTATAAAATACCATGTTTTTTGTATATAGTAATTCAGACTTTAATATTTTTGGGGGTTGTGGCGCACTTTTAGGCCGCCATTACAGAGACAGAGAAGAACATGAAATCTTGAGATGATATTACTTACATACATATATAGGAAAGATTTTCTTGTTTCGGTTGTGCCAACCAGATGGATCAATCAAGAACCAGATGAAAATATATAGGTAAGCATGTCGGGTTTCATTCATGGatggaaaatatatatatatgcatatgaAGCCGCCTGAATCAGAAAATTATAGATCTCATCaatttattttctaaaataaaattttggggCAAACgaattaaagaaaaattatcGAATTCGTATTAAAAATTATCGAATTTGAGCtgataatgaaaaatatatgaACAATTTCTAAATGGTATCTATAAACATCGTTATGTTTACAATTATAATGAAAAAATA
This genomic window from Primulina eburnea isolate SZY01 unplaced genomic scaffold, ASM2296580v1 ctg739_ERROPOS5529518, whole genome shotgun sequence contains:
- the LOC140822297 gene encoding protein CHLOROPLAST VESICULATION, translating into MGVLTNCCLHFPPPPPPLRTSISPPSPNSTTSQVACRPKERSWKTQSVLSLTIVIIGLEMGSLGSVNNQDSAFAAADNVESAVGSNTFKVQRWSDRRACDPWRTNSLETIVPENLPRPSSQRRWEAVGFPPEDAPPIIVLPKYGTKSCYIL